In the genome of Toxoplasma gondii ME49 chromosome Ia, whole genome shotgun sequence, the window CAGAAAGGACGACCCTATGCTAGTCACTTGCGCTGAACAGGCTCCAGCTGCAACCATACGTAACGCGCACGATGACCTAAGATATCCGTTTGAACGGCCGGTCGCGCACGCTATACCGGTGATATACCTGTTGGTAAGACAGCGCCGTCGCCTGTGCCCACGAACAATAGAATGCCAACAATCGAAGCACGGTTTTCTCCCCCCGCGGAAAGAGGACTGCAATGGAGCTGCAGTCCAAACGCAGGATTTGCGGTCGAAGAGACAACGCGACAATCGACCGAATTTGCCCAGAAAAAACAGGCACGAACTACACGACAACTTTATTCCCTAGTCTTCTGGCCAGGGATACGAGATCGGTGAACGGAGACCCACTCAGAATCACCTACGGTGTAGTAAGTGCGGGGCGCGCCTGCGGGACGGGTACTGAGGGATGTAGATTCACCAAATTAAAGAGGGCCGATCCCGGTCTTTCCAAACCCAACACGAACGCTGATCAAGGAATATGCAGCAGGTGCAACTTCCACTTGAGGAATAATGATAGAGCCACGGGTTACGCCTGACGTGCTTGGGTCATTTATCTCGTACCTGCACCAGCCAGCAAAATGGCGCCTTCCCATCATCCCGCGCGTCTGTGCGCTGGTGACAAAACAAGAAGTGCGATCGGCAATGCCATCCACCCTTCTGTCACACTTCCATTGCCTCGATGCCCATAGAACTCGATATTTACTTGGAGAAAAAACCATTCCATGCCCCGGGCGAAAAGAATCATCACGCAACACAAATAGATGGCGTTCCGTCCCTCCGGCCTCGGCGTGTCTCCAGAGGCAGGTAACCTGTAGTACCGCTAGTCCGACACAGGAGTCGactttctcgttttcagAAATGCCGACACAATTTGTTTTCACCCGATTTCATCACTTCCCACTGCTTACTTGACAAACACGACCCTTCTGGCAGGCATGCACTTTCGGACGGGACCCGGCTGCGCCTGCTCGGCCCGTCCTTGCTTCCATAAAGCCGGCCTCACGAACGACTAACATCCGAAGAATGGCGTTCAGCTGTATAAGCATGGTGCAGCCGGACCGCCACCCGACGTCGGTCTTCGTGGAGCAAATTTACACTCCCTAGTAGTCCACTATGCCGGAGGGTGAGACAAATTCCTCACATATTTGCCTCATTTGTCCTTCTCGTACACGCTGCCCAGAGGGGCTGCGACCGCCTTGACGGAGCCTCCTCAGGTTGGTGGACAGCGAGGCAAGTTGACCACGCGCGCAGCGGCCGGCCGGCAGCATTTGGTGGTGGTAGCCAGCCGTCTTCTGGCAGGGGCTGCTGCTTGATTGGTCTTGCATGTTGCGCGGGAGCATCGCTCCACGAGAGACCCGCCGATGGGGTCCAGCGAGCGGGGTTTCTATATCAACCTTACCTTGAAAGATTACAGGGCTATCCCGTTCCCACATGTCGGCCGTTTGACGCCTTCTTTTGATACAAGCCGTCTCCGCCATGCGTGAAACCCACGCAGATGGTTTAGCCGGGGCGGACAAGCTTCGATGTAGATCACACGGGGAAACCCGCAGCCGTCATGCCATTCCTTCTGTAGCATGTATAGCAGGCACTAGAGACTCGTGAAGCCTCCTCCCGCGGCGCCATGAGCGGGGTCACAAGTAGCTAGCATGCTGCGAGCGAAGCGATGAGCAATACTTTCCTGCGCGTTCGAGCCATGTATCGTGTGCTTCACTTCCCTTTCGTGCTCACGGCGGAGTCGACCGCGCTTGGCGGAGGGCCAGAAAAAAGCAGCTTTTTCCCTCTGTGCTCAGGAAACTGATTTGTCATATTCAGGTAGAAGTGCACTATGTTCCGGCCAGGATGAGAGACAAGTATGAGTCCGCGTTTTCATCGAGAAGCTGTGAGATACTCGCATCTCTCGACGTCGTTGCTTCCCCTTTTCACTTTCCTGACTTCCAAGACTAGGTCGCTCAGTGGGATTTCAACTTGATTTGCCCGAACGAACCAATTAACTAGGCGGGGGGAATCTACAATTTGAGATCGGCATTACCTGTGGCTGGCAGTATGCTGCTCACTTTGTCTAGGAAATGTCCTGCCAGCGGTAACATGGGGGCGTCTGCTTCCGTTGCTATGCTTCCGGGGCAGTCCAGTGTCTCAAAGCCAGGAGCATGCCGGCATTGGGACCACCTGGAACGAAGTGACCTCAGTACACCTACTCCTGCTGTAGAATGCGAAACCTGCTCGCTGGGACAGGAATCCGATGACTCAGATGCTTCTTGCGACACATGGGACACCACTTCCGTATTCGCCCCTCCGCTTCCTCTATCACCGAAGTCCGTAGATCGCACTTCTACTGTATTCATATTTGATCTGGATGATACACTGATCCCAACGGAATGGATCCGTTCATCGTACGCGgcgcagaaagaagatggCCGCACGGCTGCTGAAGTCTACCAGGTAGGAGTTTGATAAACAAGCCGCATGGGAACTGTGATGTGAGGCGGCGTAGTATCTCTGTCAAAATTGATGGCGTTTTCGCGCTGCTCTGCGTTGATCTCAGGCGATTTTGCAAGAAATCAACGTGCGCACAAGGAACGAATTGGTTCCTCACATTCTGAAAGCACTGCGCAAGGCCAAGTCTCTCTGCAACACGGTTGCAATCGTTACAAATGCGAGGTCTCCGAGGTGGCTCGGAGTATTCGAGTCCATGTTTCCGGAGGTCATACAACTGCTGAACGAAGAAGATATTCCCATCATCCGGTCCTGCCCCCAAGGACGGGAGCCCAACATTTACGAAAGCTCCGCGTATTTTAGTTACTGGATGAACGCAAAGGTGAGCCACAAAATAGCGTAAGGGATGGAGCGATGGGTAAAAGAGCTAGTGGACCAGAACGATCGCGGAATTGCCTCCCTCGAGTGTTCCACTGCATGTGCTGTGCATGTGTACAGAAGAGGAAATTTGAGGAAGTTATCCGTCGGCATCGCGAAAAGATGCCTGGTACCGGTCTTAAGCGTGTTGATCTGATTTCAATAGGAGACAATGATTTTGAGGAATTCGCAGCCACGGTAAGCTACGTTTCTTGCAGCTTATCCT includes:
- a CDS encoding hypothetical protein (encoded by transcript TGME49_293720), which encodes MLLTLSRKCPASGNMGASASVAMLPGQSSVSKPGACRHWDHLERSDLSTPTPAVECETCSLGQESDDSDASCDTWDTTSVFAPPLPLSPKSVDRTSTVFIFDLDDTLIPTEWIRSSYAAQKEDGRTAAEVYQAILQEINVRTRNELVPHILKALRKAKSLCNTVAIVTNARSPRWLGVFESMFPEVIQLLNEEDIPIIRSCPQGREPNIYESSAYFSYWMNAKKRKFEEVIRRHREKMPGTGLKRVDLISIGDNDFEEFAATNLAVESPQSVRFAKVVRCRPGLAPEHFLAQLRAIQRAIDCVFMERSPREATLVGSGVTYRIHGTPSLKPLHSKV